Below is a genomic region from Erigeron canadensis isolate Cc75 chromosome 7, C_canadensis_v1, whole genome shotgun sequence.
TCACCCTTTCCTTTTTCAACACCCCCACAAACAAGCTCAGCTTCCACAACAGGACCTGCTTCTGGACGAACAGTGACTTTAGATGTAAATCCTACCAAAACAGATCCTGCACCTGCACCTGCACCCGCACCCACCCCTACAAGTTCCAAAGATGACTTTGAGTTACCAGAGGAGCCAAAAAAGTCTGGTATGTAGCGACTTGATGACAAAGTTGCaccttttttaagtttttttgaaGTTATATGTTTTGTAATATCTGGTTATTATGTATTCTCATACCCTTTAATAGTTCATATCCATATATTACTAATATAAGAAGATACATCTACAAAATCAGAATTAGATAACAAGATGAttaaacttgagataatcaagtAAAGATACATCTACAAATCTCGTTATTTTGAAGCAAAATCAATTTTCTGTTTAACACCAAATGATTAATTTGACTCCAGGTCTCAATTATTTAGATGTTTTGTTCAATTTAATTTTCGCCAAAATGGCTAATCTATTTTTTGCAGCTTTCGTTGACGTGTCTCCTGATGAAACATTGAAAACCAGTTTtgaaaagattgaagaatctACTGATACCAATTCCCCAAAAGAATCCCAATTTACGGATCAAGTAAGAATTTGACAGTGAACTATGCTACAGGtttatatctgaatatgttttaAGGATTGACTTTATCTTTTATGTATAACACGAAGGCTTCCCAAAATGGAGCTTCTTTCAAGCCGATGGATAATCCATTTGAGGGGGCTTCATCTTCCACAGGTAATGTAAAGCTTTGCTGCCTTGGTATATATTCTTTAAATATAATGAAGCAAAATGCTTTTCTAGCTTCTAATTAAGAGGCTAATATTGTAATATACGAATAGGCACAAAAGGCCCCGTCATGTCAGTGGAGGCATTGGAGAAAATGATGGAGGACCCAACTGTACAGAAGATGGTCTATCCGTAAGTTATCTTCTCTACTCTTTTATTGAAGCATCTAGTTGTGTAATATAACGTGCTGTAGTGCTTGGATGTGCTTGTTAGGTAGTTAGGTGGGTATTCACAAATtcaattatgaaatgacatggAATGATGGAATAATCATAATTGATTTTAACTCTAATAAAACATGCTGTAGAATGTATTGTTCAGATGTGCTAATAATTActttttatgaattatgattttCATGGATGTTTTCATGGGTAGTTTGAAAGTGATTATATGGTTTTTAATCATCAAAGTTGGATAATTGAttgtattaaaaaaacttaCTGCACATGGTAATAGATAAATTGACAGAATTTGATTACTTAAGGAAGTAATAGTTCCTGGTATATAACTGATTACACTCTTACATTTGATCATGGTTGTAAAACTCGGCCAAGTTGGCCGATATTCGGCGATTACTCTTACCTTGGAGGTCGGCTGAGGCGAGTTAGGCAAAATCCGAGTAGATCAGTCAACGGGTTAAAATTTGTGAAAGTTGCTATATCTCTTAATTATTAGACAAAGTACTACTATGAGAACTTATTTGTAGagattttaactattttttaaaaaaatttcagaatgttttttattttgatacatataattttcagttatactatttttatatagaaaatacCAATCTGAGTACCCCTCAAGTCACTGTGTACTCTTACCCTTATCCGTTATGGTGCCACTAGTAACAAtcaaatctaaatctaaatcttAGATATAGTACAGATCTAGATTAGTCAAACAATATAACCAGTCTATATATTCCTAATTTCTTATAagatttacttttgtttttgcTAGCTATCTTCCGGAAGAGATGAGGAATCCCACCTCTTTTAAATGTGAGTATCTTTCAGTATTCAATTAAGGTTTGAAAGACGTTGCCTTAGTAATTTACTCCTTACATAAAACAGGGATGCTCCAAAACCCACAATACCGTCAACAATTGCAAGATATGTTGTAAGTTTCTATTTGACTGTTTTTCCATCTTAACATAGTAACATTAGTTTgtgatgttatatataattatacgtTTATGCCTTAATATTCAGGAATAGCATGGGGGGAAGCCCTGAATGGGACAACCGTATGATGGATTCGTTGAAGAATTTTGATATTAGCAGTCCAGAGGTCAAGCAACAGTTTGGTAATTTCTTATCAAAATAGATTGTTGATGACAGCTCTCTCTAACCATATTTAAATATTGATAAtctgatacgaacccatcccataataggctcgcatcaagccataagctaggtgtagaactcactcccaaatgctagctcaaaggaggaggggacacctaggatTATAAGCCACCAACCAATCCCTGGCCAATGTGGGATCGTAacaataccccaccctttgaagagtcaacgtcctcgttggtcaTGGTTGGCACCCTTCTTTTGGGTCCAAGCTACCACTCCATAGGCTACCACTCTGAGTGTTGGAACTTCGAAAGGTAGggctggctctgataccaaatgatatGAACCCATCTCATAATAGGCTTGCATCAAGCCTATTAGCTAGATATAGAACTCATGCTCAAAAGCTAGCGCAAAgaaggggacacctaggcttataaaccaccaaccaatcccatacttggccgatgtgggatcgtaacataatcaaactaaactggCTCGCACGTTATAGAAACCAACATTTGTTATATGTCGAGGTGGCAAGATGACCAGGCTGGGTAactggtcaaaatgggtttggCCATCCGCAAACAGTATTCCTTTTCCATCTTATTGAATTTTGTAAGTTTTCAGTGAGTTAAATATGATATGAAACTTGTATAATTACAATTGTAGGTCGAACGTTTTTTAATAGTGTGGTAGTTTAATGGAAAGGGATAAACTTGGATGACTTTCAACCCGTTTTCCTAGTGTGGCCCAAATCAACGGATATATTGGTAAATAATTCAAGTTTGCCATATCTGTTGACATGGATGGGGCTGGGGTTGGATAAAGTTAAGAATATCTTGTCAAGTTATTCGCAAGCCACGTCGAGATCAAATTAAACGACCTCCTGATATTTTTGTGCAAGCGACATATACAGATACATGTTCTGCTTCAATTTATATTACTCATGTGTACAGAGTTGGATATTAGTCTAATATGTTTTTTACTTATTGTACCTTTCTTGTTCCTGTTGTAGATCAAATCGGACTTACCCCTGAAGAAGTTATATCTAAAATTATGGCCAATCCTGATGTTGCCATGGCCTTTCAGAACCCGAGAGTTCAAGCTGCCATCATGGATGTATGTCTACATCTTGATACACTTTTATTTAGATCTCTTTATCACACATTAAAAAGCACACATGCACTCTGGCTGCTTATTAATTTCTATGGTAACATTAATGTTTTTGCAGTGTTCTCAAAACCCCATGAGCATCATGAAGTACCAAAACGACAAGGAGGTAAGACCACAGATTCTATGAAATGTCTCTTCTAGTCTACGTTGTGCAGTTATGCTTGTTGCATACTAGAAAAGACAGATTTTACTAAAATAATACACACTAAAGTAAACCAGGTTATACATAGActtcatctatatctatacttctatactccttattaaagattattgggtggtgttgaaaagtttataaatttggGACATGCGAATTTACTTATTTGCCCTTACACATATAATTATTGTATACCACTATCTCCATCTTAGACATTTATCTCTTTTACACATACCAAAAGCTTAGACTTTTGAGACACTAATCACGACATGAAATGCCCCTATCAATGGTATCtgccgcaacacgcgggtaccatgctcgtattagAATTTTGCGAGTAATTGTCTGATATTAGAATCAGAGTTAGATGAACAGGTATTCAGGTGCAGTGAAACAGGTTCTAGAAGGTAGTGTTTGGATTTGCTAGTATGTATGGAAGTTCTAATAATAGGTTACGTAGACGTTTAATTATTCG
It encodes:
- the LOC122607430 gene encoding protein TIC 40, chloroplastic, with protein sequence MDKLTLSSSASHKPILGFTQNPRIDSIINPNKPFFCSFKIPKSRTKSLVSVSALGSNSSNSKLNEVERPGKDCFARISSSSTQHTTSVGATPPITAPPPSQVGSPLFWVGVGVAFSAVFSWTASYLKKYAMQQAFKTMMGQMDTQNNQFANAGFSPGSPFPFPTPAASGSSGGSPFPFPTSAAPGSSGGSPFPFSTPPQTSSASTTGPASGRTVTLDVNPTKTDPAPAPAPAPTPTSSKDDFELPEEPKKSAFVDVSPDETLKTSFEKIEESTDTNSPKESQFTDQASQNGASFKPMDNPFEGASSSTGTKGPVMSVEALEKMMEDPTVQKMVYPYLPEEMRNPTSFKWMLQNPQYRQQLQDMLNSMGGSPEWDNRMMDSLKNFDISSPEVKQQFDQIGLTPEEVISKIMANPDVAMAFQNPRVQAAIMDCSQNPMSIMKYQNDKEVMDVFNKISELFPGVTGAP